The following coding sequences lie in one Miscanthus floridulus cultivar M001 chromosome 9, ASM1932011v1, whole genome shotgun sequence genomic window:
- the LOC136479553 gene encoding uncharacterized protein gives MRRNRRSGVSSSEALAPTSSEAPGSSSLVASAPSRTAPPAWISSTAPAPTSSAAPLSVVPLPSLGGGDVFAVVVPPARPSLGFAKKKVVGASSSLISSSTSSLPPAVPTSSEPRDSQHSVDEVAAGASELPGGVADLVAPEVTVAVAPGSSGGLAPASLEVALVAPASPQPASFSPSFASGGPSLSDDVVQQFDATHRLSELTAAWGSLSTLATSFGEKLQSFSRDHSGFFFSSENERKLSSEVDALKADLDLLRVELETERQLHQKEEKALRARVVETEKQRDAAVESVKNECKALRVEKQKLSESIDEMKALVRSSHNRAEEAQKTIEGLSGKLATATENWNALWKSFRSVADVLRTPADDGQSWAQFIPRIPTRFQEFAKRCAQVCTKNVLAQVRVLAPEAPLSKIAEEAESQEYLDAIERMEPEVEDLASRVVDSLNIDISLSDDNA, from the exons atgcggcg taatcggaggtcgggtgtgagttcttccgaggctctcgcgccgacttcttccgaagctccggggtcgagttctttggttgcttcTGCCCCGAGCCGTACTGCTCCTCCGGCGTGGatttcttccacggctccagctccgacttcttccgcggctccgctGTCGgttgtcccgctcccgtcgctgggtggcggggacgtcttcgccgtcgtggttccccctgcgaggccttctcttggcttcgcaaagaaaaaagtagtcgg tgcttcgtcttctctaatttcttcatcgacttcttctctgcctcccgccgtgccaacgagttctgagcctcgagactcacaacattctgttgatgaagtcgcggcgggggcttcagagctacctggcggagtcgcggacttggtcgctccggaggtaactgtggccgtcgcgccgggttcttctgggggtttggctccggcttccctggaggttgctctggtcgctcctgcttcgccccagccggcttctttttccccttcttttgcctccggcggcccctccctgtccgatgacgtggtgcaacagtttgatgccactcatcggttatcggagctgaccgcagcctgggggagcttgtcgacccttgcgacttcttttggtgaaaagctccag tctttttctcgtgatcattctggcttctttttctcatctgaaaatgagaggaagttgtcttcggaggtggacgctctgaaagccgatcttgaccttctccgggttgagttggaaacggagcgtcaattgcaccaaaaggaggagaaagcccttcgcgcccgggtagtggagacggagaaacagagagatgctgcggtggagtctgtgaagaatgaatgcaaag ctctccgagttgagaaacaaaagctctcagagagtattgatgaaatgaaggcccttgtccgttctagtcataatagagctgaggag gcccaaaaaaccattgaaggcttgtccgggaagctggcgacggctaccgagaattggaatgccttgtggaaatcttttcgctcggtggccgatgtccttcggactccagcggatgacgggcaatcttgggcgcagtttattccccggattccgactcgtttccaagagttcgcgaagaggtgtgcccaagtatgtaccaagaatgtgctggcccaggtccgggtccttgctccagaagcgcctctctccaaaatagcagaagaagctgaaagccaagaatatcttgacgccattGAAAGGATGGAACCTgaggttgaagatctagccagtagggttgtagatagtctaaatattgatatttctctttctgatgacaacgcctga